The following coding sequences are from one Manis pentadactyla isolate mManPen7 chromosome 13, mManPen7.hap1, whole genome shotgun sequence window:
- the LOC118920026 gene encoding olfactory receptor 2M3-like, with protein MAWENQTFTSNFILLGIFDYSPIHIFLFSLVLGIFSVAFMGNTAMILLIYLDTHLHSPMYFLLSQLSLMDLMLICTTVPKMAFNYLSGRKSISLDGCGAQIFLYVSLLGAECFLLAAMAYDRYVAICRPLWYSTLMSHKICGLMVISSWLVGSLDGIIVIIVALSFPYCGAREIPHFFCDVPALLTLSCTNTLLFERLMFICCVIMLLFPVAVITASYTRVLLAVIHMGSGESRHKAFATCSSHLMVVGMYYGAAMFIYMRPVSDRSPTQDKMVSAFYTILTPMLNPLIYSLRNKEVARAFRTLLGRGKSGE; from the coding sequence ATGGCATGGGAGAATCAGACCTTCACCTCCAACTTCATCCTGCTGGGCATCTTCGATTACAGCCCCATCCACATCTTTCTCTTCTCGCTGGTCTTGGGCATCTTCTCAGTGGCCTTTATGGGAAACACTGCCATGATTCTCCTCATCTACCTGGACACACACCTCCACAGCCCCATGTACTTCCTGCTCAGCCAGCTGTCCCTCATGGACCTCATGCTGATCTGCACCACTGTCCCCAAGATGGCCTTCAACTACTTATCAGGCAGGAAGTCCATCTCTCTGGATGGCTGTGGAGCCCAGATATTCTTATATGTTTCCCTTCTTGGAGCTGAATGTTTCCTGTTGGCtgcaatggcctatgaccgctatgtggccatttgcCGCCCATTATGGTACTCAACTCTCATGAGCCATAAAATCTGTGGTCTCATGGTTATTTCTTCCTGGCTTGTTGGCTCTCTTGATGGTATAATTGTCATTATAGTTGCATTGTCTTTCCCTTATTGTGGTGCCCGGGAAATACCCCATTTTTTCTGTGATGTTCCTGCTCTTCTCACTCTTTCATGCACTAACACGTTGCTATTTGAAAGGTTAATGTTCATATGCTGTGTTATTATGCTTCTCTTCCCCGTAGCAGTCATCACTGCCTCCTATACTCGTGTTCTCCTGGCCGTCATTCACATGGGATCTGGGGAGAGTCGTCACAAAGCTTTTGctacctgctcctcccaccttatggtggtgggaatgtactaTGGTGCTGCCATGTTCATATACATGCGGCCTGTTTCTGATCGTTCCCCCACCCAGGACAAGATGGTATCAGCCTTCTACACCATCCTCACTCCTATGCTGAATCCCCTCATCTACAGCCTCCGCAACAAGGAAGTGGCCAGGGCGttcaggacgctgttggggaggGGCAAGTCTGGGGAGTGA
- the LOC118919992 gene encoding LOW QUALITY PROTEIN: olfactory receptor 14C36-like (The sequence of the model RefSeq protein was modified relative to this genomic sequence to represent the inferred CDS: substituted 2 bases at 2 genomic stop codons) yields the protein MPNSTTMLVFLLMGFSDVXXLRALHSISFSLMYLMTLMGNILIVTVTTLDRSLHTPMYFFLRSLSILDACYTSVTVPNSCIHALLGSRTISKAGCVAQVFLVVFFVYVELLLLTIMACDHYVAICQPLHYPVIMSPRVCVQMILASILSGLTYAGVHTGNTFQLSFCWSNVVHQFFCDIPSLLRLSCSDTFSNEMMVMASGLGISVGCFIYIIKSYIHIFSPVLKFPKGADRTKAFSTCVPHILVVSVFLSSGFCVYLRPSANSATIQDLVFSVFYSIIPPLFNPIIYSLRNEQIKCAIKKIMSEGRRQHGGMSCGLFEYATG from the exons ATGCCAAATTCCACGACGATGCTGGTATTTCTCCTCATGGGATTTTCTGATGTATAGTAACTAAGGGCTTTGCACTCCATCTCCTTCTCTCTGATGTATTTGATGACGTTAATGGGGAACATTCTCATTGTTACTGTCACCACCCTTGACAGGAGCCTTCACactcccatgtacttcttcctcagaagTCTGTCCATCCTGGACGCATGCTACACATCTGTAACAGTGCCTAACTCATGCATCCATGCCTTGCTTGGCAGCAGGACCATTTCAAAGGCTGGATGTGTAGCTCAGGTCTTCCTGGTGGTTTTCTTTGTGTATGTGGAGCTTCTGCTCCTCACCATCATGGCCTGTGAccactatgtggccatctgccagcccCTCCACTACCCTGTGATCATGAGTCCTCGGGTCTGTGTCCAGATGATCCTGGCCTCCATCCTCAGCGGTCTCACCTATGCAGGTGTGCACACAGGTAACACGTTCCAGCTGTCCTTCTGTTGGTCCAACGTGGTCCACCAGTTCTTCTGTGACATCCCCTCCCTGCTGAGGCTCTCCTGCTCGGACACTTTCAGCAATGAGATGATGGTCATGGCCTCTGGTCTGGGGATCAGTGTTGGCTGCTTCATCTACATCATCAAGTCTTACATTCACATATTTTCCCCTGTGCTCAAGTTTCCAAAAGGAGCAGATAGAAcaaaggccttctccacctgtgtcCCCCACATCCTTGTGGTGTCTGTCTTTCTCAGCTCAGGCTTTTGTGTGTATCTGAGGCCATCTGCCAACTCTGCCACCATCCAGGACctggttttctctgttttctactcCATAATCCCCCCTCTTTTCAACCCTATTATCTACAGcctcagaaatgaacaaataaaatgtgCCATCAAGAAAATCATGAGCGAGGGGCGGAggcaacatggcggcatga GTTGTGGATTATTTGAATATGCCACTGGGTAA
- the LOC118920028 gene encoding olfactory receptor 2M4: MGWRNQTFNVDFILLGIFNHSPTHTFLFSLVLGIFSVAFMGNIAMILLIYLDTQLHSPMYFLLSQLSLMDLMLICTTVPKIAFSYLLGRKSISLAGCGAQIFFYVSLLGAECFLLAVMAYDRYVAICHPLRYTILMNQKLCVLMTVASWILGALDGIIVLAAILSFSFCSSLEIHHFFCDVAALLPLSCTDTSAFERLLFICCVVMLIIPVSVIIGSYSRVLRAVIHMGSVESRRKAFTTCSSHLSVVGLYYGAAMFMYMRPASLHTPGQDKMVSAFYTILTPMLNPLIYSLRNKEVSSGFQKLLRKGKLV; this comes from the coding sequence ATGGGGTGGAGAAACCAGACCTTCAACGTAGACTTCATTCTACTGGGAATTTTCAATCACAGTCCCACCCACacattcctcttctctctggtcctggGCATCTTCTCAGTGGCCTTCATGGGAAACATTGCCATGATTCTCCTCATCTACCTGGACACACAACTCCACAGCCCCATGTACTTCCTCCTCAGCCAGCTGTCCCTCATGGATCTCATGCTTATCTGCACCACTGTCCCCAAGATAGCCTTCAGCTACTTGTTAGGCAGGAAGTCCATCTCTTTGGCTGGCTGTGGAGCCCAGATATTCTTCTATGTGTCCCTGCTTGGAGCTGAATGTTTCCTGTTGGCTGTCATGGCCTACGACCGCTATGTGGCTATATGCCACCCCCTTAGATACACCATCCtcatgaatcagaaactctgcgTCCTCATGACTGTTGCTTCCTGGATCTTAGGCGCTCTTGACGGCATCATTGTGCTTGCGGCCATTCTGTCATTCTCCTTCTGCAGCTCTCTGGAAATACACCACTTTTTCTGTGATGTAGCTGCTCTTTTACCTCTATCTTGCACAGACACCTCTGCATTTGAAAGACTGCTTTTCATCTGCTGTGTGGTGATGCTAATCATCCCAGTCTCAGTGATCATTGGTTCCTATTCCAGAGTCCTTCGAGCTGTCATCCACATGGGCTCTGTGGAAAGTCGCCGCAAAGCTTTcaccacctgctcctcccacctgtCTGTGGTTGGACTCTACTATGGTGCAGCCATGTTCATGTACATGAGGCCAGCCTCTCTTCATACACCAGGCCAGGACAAAATGGTATCAGCCTTTTACACCATCCtcacccccatgctgaaccctCTCATCTACAGCCTTCGCAACAAAGAGGTATCCAGCGGATTTCAGAAACTATTGAGGAAAGGAAAATTAGTATAA